One part of the Diadema setosum chromosome 22, eeDiaSeto1, whole genome shotgun sequence genome encodes these proteins:
- the LOC140245156 gene encoding peptidoglycan-recognition protein SC2-like yields MSLLWRLSLGLLILSVQGCHGNNISQQDVRAADVDPAFQEIGSVSCPRIVTRSEWGARSPTSYTWLSLPTPYAIVHHTDGASCYTESACKSQVKGIQNYHMDSNGWWDIGYNFLIGGDGNVYEGRGWYYKGSHASSYNGYALGISMIGDFDGTAPSSLMMNTLYQFLDCAVSKEMLAPGYTLFGHRQAVSTTCPGNSLYYILDDHEHYQYISGSVDNPKTAEQCSL; encoded by the exons ATGTCCCTGCTTTGGCGTTTGAGTTTGGGCCTCTTGATCCTCTCTGTCCagggttgccatggaaacaataTTTCACAACAG GATGTACGAGCAGCAGATGTAGATCCCGCCTTCCAAGAAATTGGCA GTGTCTCGTGTCCGCGGATCGTTACCCGCTCCGAATGGGGGGCACGTTCACCCACCTCCTACACTTGGCTCAGCCTGCCCACCCCGTACGCCATCGTCCACCACACCGATGGGGCTTCCTGTTACACTGAGAGTGCCTGCAAGAGTCAGGTTAAAGGCATCCAG AACTATCATATGGACAGCAATGGCTGGTGGGACATCGGATATAACTTCCTTATTGGTGGAGACGGGAACGTCTACGAGGGACGTGGCTGGTACTACAAAGGGTCGCACGCCTCTTCCTATAACGGATACGCCCTGG GTATATCCATGATTGGTGATTTCGATGGTACCGCCCCCAGCAGCTTAATGATGAACACTCTTTACCAGTTCCTGGACTGTGCAGTGAGCAA GGAGATGCTGGCTCCAGGCTATACACTATTTGGTCATCGCCAAGCAGTGTCCACTACCTGTCCAGGGAACTCCCTGTACTACATTCTTGATGACCATGAGCATTAC CAATACATCAGCGGCTCTGTCGACAACCCGAAGACAGCCGAGCAGTGCTCCCTGTAA
- the LOC140245157 gene encoding peptidoglycan recognition protein 3-like, whose product MHSALRIVFFLCLVHSILGRAIEETVREKRADTFAGCPNIITREEWGARSPVAYSWLSTPTRYALVHHTAGSQCYSQSSCESTVRGIQDYHMDSNGWWDIGYNFLIGGDGNVYEGRGWDIKGAHAGSYNSYSIGISMMGTFTYTSPSSTMMNTLYSLLDCLESNNKILSCYTLYGHRQASSTECPGEQLYDLIQSHAHWSYQSGSVGNPDTSTESGCPNIVSRNQWGARSAVNFGSLNTPTRYAIVHHTVGSQCSTRSRCESVVRGIQNYHLDTRGWWDIGYNFLIGGDGNVYEGRGWDRRGAHAGSYNSYSIGIAMIGDFRYTSPSNTMMNTLHNLLNCLENRNKLMSCYTLFGHRQASSTVCPGASLYSRIQSHSHWSSQSGSVGNPNRSRRC is encoded by the exons ATGCATTCagcgctcagaattgttttCTTCCTGTGTCTCGTGCATTCCATACTTGGAAGGGCCATTGAG gAGACTGTACGCGAGAAAAGAGCAGACACATTTG CGGGATGTCCGAACATCATTACACGCGAGGAATGGGGGGCGCGCTCACCGGTGGCTTACTCTTGGCTGAGTACACCAACACGCTATGCCCTCGTTCACCACACCGCTGGCTCCCAGTGCTACTCCCAGTCAAGTTGCGAATCTACTGTACGTGGAATCCAG GACTACCATATGGACAGCAATGGCTGGTGGGACATCGGATACAACTTTCTGATTGGTGGAGACGGGAACGTGTACGAGGGGCGTGGCTGGGACATTAAAGGAGCACACGCAGGCTCTTATAACTCCTACTCCATAG GCATCTCGATGATGGGAACGTTCACGTACACTTCGCCCAGTTCCACGATGATGAACACTCTCTACAGCCTTTTGGACTGTTTGGAATCCAA CAACAAAATTTTGTCATGCTACACCCTCTACGGTCATCGCCAGGCTTCCAGCACCGAGTGCCCTGGGGAACAACTCTACGATCTGATCCAATCTCACGCACACTGG AGCTACCAGTCTGGATCAGTGGGCAACCCTGACACGTCAACTGAGT CGGGATGTCCAAACATCGTTTCACGCAATCAGTGGGGTGCCCGCTCAGCGGTTAATTTTGGATCGCTAAACACACCAACACGCTACGCTATCGTACACCACACCGTTGGATCCCAGTGTTCCACGCGGTCACGCTGCGAGTCCGTTGTACGTGGAATCCAG AACTACCACTTGGACACCAGAGGCTGGTGGGACATCGGATACAACTTTCTGATTGGTGGAGACGGGAACGTGTACGAGGGGCGTGGCTGGGACAGAAGAGGAGCACACGCCGGCTCTTATAACTCCTACTCCATAG GCATTGCCATGATTGGAGACTTCAGGTACACGTCGCCTAGCAACACGATGATGAACACACTCCACAACCTTTTGAACTGCTTGGAAAACAG GAACAAGCTCATGTCATGCTACACCCTGTTCGGCCATCGTCAAGCTTCCAGCACAGTGTGCCCGGGGGCAAGTCTCTACAGTCGGATCCAATCTCACTCACACTGG AGCTCCCAATCCGGATCAGTGGGCAACCCTAACAGATCACGTAGATGTTAG